From the Spiroplasma sp. BIUS-1 genome, one window contains:
- the ftsZ gene encoding cell division protein FtsZ, with translation MSTKLDLNKNAKIKVIGVGGGGCNAVNRMVDDNVQGVDFIVANTDAQVLAASAAPTKIVLGEEISKGLGAGANPEIGKQAAIESEEEIKEALKGSDLIFVAAGMGGGTGTGAAPEIARIAMETGALVIAIVTKPFRFEGRLRNSYAVQGLNELRKYVDSIIVISNDRLLEIIGGIPVQDSFREADNILKQGVQTITDLIAVPAVINLDFADVRTVMKGKGNALFGIGIGSGEDKAIEAANKAITSSLLETSIRGAKDAIINVTGGKTVSLNDAYDAVDIVQQASGEDVNIIFGIAINEHLDDDLIVTVIATGFDDDYVSPSINNVQQPVQSQPVMEQYSAPQSQSQPSFEEERQVETAYEQRTSFMANQDKRPEYVKQTEEENKHVQDRMGQWKQAHVQPQQPQVAQKIEDTAEDEDGDFPTFLRKKW, from the coding sequence ATGTCTACAAAATTAGATTTAAATAAAAATGCCAAAATCAAAGTTATTGGAGTTGGAGGAGGAGGTTGCAACGCTGTTAACAGAATGGTGGATGACAACGTTCAAGGTGTTGACTTTATAGTTGCAAACACTGATGCTCAAGTTTTAGCTGCAAGTGCTGCGCCAACTAAAATTGTTTTAGGTGAAGAAATTTCAAAAGGTTTAGGAGCTGGAGCAAATCCAGAAATTGGAAAACAAGCTGCTATTGAATCTGAAGAAGAAATCAAAGAAGCATTAAAAGGATCAGACTTAATCTTTGTTGCTGCTGGAATGGGTGGAGGAACAGGTACTGGAGCTGCACCAGAAATAGCAAGAATTGCTATGGAAACTGGAGCTTTAGTTATTGCTATTGTTACAAAACCTTTCAGATTCGAAGGAAGATTAAGAAATTCTTATGCTGTTCAAGGATTAAATGAATTAAGAAAATATGTTGACTCAATTATCGTTATTTCAAACGATAGATTATTAGAAATAATTGGAGGAATACCTGTTCAAGATTCATTCAGAGAAGCTGACAACATCTTAAAACAAGGAGTTCAAACAATTACTGACTTAATTGCAGTTCCTGCTGTAATTAACTTAGACTTTGCTGACGTAAGAACTGTTATGAAAGGTAAAGGTAATGCTTTATTTGGAATAGGTATTGGTTCTGGAGAAGACAAAGCTATTGAAGCTGCAAACAAAGCTATTACATCATCTCTTTTAGAAACTTCAATTCGTGGAGCAAAAGATGCAATTATTAACGTAACTGGTGGAAAAACAGTTTCATTAAATGATGCTTATGATGCTGTTGATATTGTTCAACAAGCAAGTGGTGAAGATGTAAATATTATCTTTGGTATTGCAATCAACGAACATTTAGATGATGACTTAATCGTAACTGTTATTGCAACAGGATTTGATGATGACTATGTAAGTCCATCAATCAACAACGTTCAACAACCAGTTCAATCACAACCAGTAATGGAACAATATAGTGCACCTCAAAGTCAATCACAACCTTCATTTGAAGAAGAAAGACAAGTTGAAACTGCATATGAACAAAGAACATCATTTATGGCAAATCAAGATAAAAGACCTGAATATGTAAAACAAACTGAAGAAGAAAACAAACATGTTCAAGACAGAATGGGACAATGAAAACAAGCTCATGTTCAACCTCAACAACCTCAAGTTGCTCAAAAAATCGAAGACACTGCAGAAGATGAGGATGGAGATTTCCCAACTTTCTTAAGAAAGAAATGATAA
- the oppB gene encoding oligopeptide ABC transporter permease OppB — translation METKVNGSEKSENSLLEMFDEISLKDEVKQTKTSGLEKLKNGFRKTNASFDEFMQKNPLFSYSLKRILYAFITLYIAIAVVFVMLRMVTTDGAYLSDIDLAKHGIVYDTPEYWNLLENRMKMFGVWGPMLEQMFIYLRNITPFIPKTVILNAQIDSSGSIVGESVTMWFYLGVFMNKASGGVPGSLVQEAFGRSIPTSFKIGSIGVLMSYLIGVPLGILAAKNKEKAADNAINGTSLIISAIPALVVISLLYKMSIYVFGAQGAYEGSNLATKIWPVIGVMLLVMPMIIVNTRRFVLDEMTADYAKFALSKGLSEKYVFYVHIFRNAGIRLVKTLPEIFVLTLFGSSILVERHWSIDGMSKFILNGVANKDTFVVLGYIFVSAAAGVFSSLLGDLLLASLDPRIKLTK, via the coding sequence ATGGAAACAAAAGTTAATGGCTCAGAAAAAAGCGAAAACTCACTCTTAGAGATGTTTGATGAAATTAGTCTTAAAGACGAAGTTAAACAAACAAAAACTAGTGGGTTAGAAAAACTGAAAAATGGTTTTAGAAAAACAAACGCTTCATTTGATGAGTTCATGCAAAAAAATCCATTATTCTCTTATTCTTTAAAGAGAATTCTATATGCGTTTATAACATTGTATATTGCAATTGCAGTAGTATTCGTAATGTTAAGAATGGTAACTACAGATGGGGCATATTTATCAGATATAGACCTTGCAAAACACGGTATTGTTTATGATACTCCCGAATATTGAAATCTATTAGAAAATAGAATGAAAATGTTTGGTGTTTGAGGTCCTATGCTTGAACAAATGTTTATTTACTTGAGAAATATAACACCATTTATACCAAAAACAGTCATTCTTAATGCTCAAATTGACTCAAGTGGTTCAATAGTAGGTGAATCAGTAACTATGTGATTTTATCTTGGAGTATTCATGAATAAGGCTAGTGGTGGAGTGCCTGGAAGTCTTGTGCAAGAAGCTTTTGGTAGATCGATACCAACTTCTTTCAAAATAGGAAGTATTGGGGTATTAATGTCTTACCTTATCGGTGTGCCTTTAGGTATACTTGCAGCTAAGAATAAAGAAAAAGCTGCAGATAATGCAATCAATGGTACAAGTTTAATTATTAGTGCCATACCTGCATTAGTTGTTATTTCCTTACTATATAAAATGTCAATTTATGTATTTGGAGCACAAGGAGCCTACGAGGGTTCTAACTTAGCAACAAAAATATGACCAGTTATTGGTGTAATGTTACTTGTTATGCCTATGATTATTGTAAATACTAGAAGATTCGTTCTAGATGAAATGACAGCAGATTATGCTAAATTCGCTTTATCAAAAGGATTAAGTGAAAAATACGTATTCTACGTTCATATCTTTAGAAATGCTGGAATTAGATTGGTAAAAACTTTACCAGAAATATTTGTACTAACATTATTTGGATCAAGTATTTTAGTTGAAAGACACTGATCTATTGATGGTATGAGTAAGTTTATTCTTAATGGGGTAGCTAATAAAGATACATTCGTTGTTTTAGGATATATCTTTGTATCAGCTGCAGCTGGAGTATTTTCAAGTTTACTTGGAGACTTACTATTGGCTTCATTAGACCCAAGAATAAAACTAACAAAATAG
- the sepF gene encoding cell division protein SepF, with protein MGLFSKKQDQQLSFNQQPEVSVKQEETKPVEVITEFDENHVTHFFPRSYDETKQIVDTLIRFKNVTVKLTDIEKEDKKRLIDFLTGVMYALDGDYKKIDNGVYYFWINN; from the coding sequence ATGGGATTGTTTAGTAAAAAACAAGATCAACAATTAAGTTTTAATCAACAACCTGAAGTTTCTGTCAAACAAGAAGAAACAAAACCAGTTGAAGTAATAACTGAATTTGATGAAAATCACGTAACTCACTTTTTTCCTCGCAGTTATGATGAAACAAAGCAAATTGTTGACACTCTTATTAGATTTAAAAATGTAACAGTTAAACTAACTGATATTGAAAAAGAAGATAAAAAGAGGTTAATAGACTTTTTAACAGGTGTTATGTATGCACTTGATGGAGATTATAAAAAAATAGACAATGGAGTTTATTACTTTTGAATAAACAACTAG
- the oppC gene encoding oligopeptide ABC transporter permease OppC: protein MEQKLYTNEEMNSIDGSLFKIIGTKHEESERITNKPYSYWKSVLTRVSKSKTFIISLILLVAIIIMAFSIGIGQDPVPVERPGIDIEAPSWQHIFGLGKFGEDLWTKMWIGTRTTLIFTFFVASIQILLGIVLGSIWGFFSKLDLVFIEITRFLTLIPSLILWLIIIFLFGGTTTIPVLIFGISITSWITLAAVIRVQIMLVRNAEYNIASRVLGTPSSKIIRKNIMPKILPIVIQTSTFAIPTAIAIDALLAYYNFGFVTNTLDQASLGSILNELLSGSDWEVYPHLLIIPVVFVGGISLLFFLAGKVFADSLDPKTHR from the coding sequence ATGGAACAAAAACTATATACAAATGAAGAAATGAATTCTATAGATGGTTCACTCTTCAAAATTATTGGAACAAAGCATGAAGAATCAGAAAGAATTACAAATAAACCATATAGTTACTGAAAATCAGTACTTACAAGAGTAAGTAAATCAAAAACATTTATTATTTCATTAATACTTTTAGTGGCAATCATTATAATGGCATTTTCAATTGGAATTGGACAAGATCCTGTGCCTGTTGAAAGACCAGGAATTGATATAGAAGCACCAAGCTGACAACATATTTTTGGATTAGGAAAATTTGGAGAAGATCTATGAACTAAAATGTGAATTGGAACAAGAACAACATTGATATTTACTTTCTTTGTTGCTTCAATTCAAATTTTATTAGGAATAGTATTGGGTTCAATCTGGGGGTTTTTCTCAAAGTTAGATTTAGTTTTCATTGAAATCACTAGATTTTTAACACTTATTCCATCATTAATTTTATGATTGATAATTATTTTCCTATTTGGAGGAACTACCACAATACCAGTATTAATATTTGGTATATCAATTACAAGTTGAATTACTTTAGCTGCGGTTATTAGGGTTCAAATCATGCTTGTAAGAAATGCAGAATACAACATTGCATCAAGAGTATTGGGAACTCCAAGTTCTAAAATCATTAGAAAAAACATTATGCCAAAAATATTGCCAATTGTTATTCAAACATCAACATTTGCAATTCCAACAGCTATTGCTATAGATGCATTGCTTGCATACTATAACTTTGGATTTGTAACTAACACATTAGATCAAGCATCATTAGGATCTATTTTAAATGAATTATTATCAGGATCAGATTGAGAAGTGTATCCACACTTATTAATTATTCCAGTAGTATTTGTTGGGGGAATTTCACTATTATTCTTCCTTGCAGGTAAAGTATTTGCCGATTCATTAGATCCTAAAACACATAGATAG